The Lactuca sativa cultivar Salinas chromosome 2, Lsat_Salinas_v11, whole genome shotgun sequence genome includes a window with the following:
- the LOC111885123 gene encoding wall-associated receptor kinase-like 9 has protein sequence MFYFLPAIIISKMKQFHVFVLLILISLTEALDYAKPGCKDTCGNVRIPYPFGIRRNCSLNEWYTLDCNFSTPYLSALNNMEVLNVNLEQQTITVNVSKISNCQNPVWNSSHILTANSGSGGNPFLFAKLHNIFMVEGCGNAFMISDNGSAVVTGCSATCHNNTVSDVNNCFGIGCCQTIIPYDLKSFSLDLTDMETQKGVCGFAYLVDKNSYVQGRSFSDQSTFVPISLLWTLADHDYDQLPGCSQSVRTRTVFDLGYNTSAESIRCECGATYEGNPYLEGGCKEHEECVKCRLTGGNCIFDPVYNVDLKLIWNVTCLSNETNRSHGFGSSKTSLGVILGVSISMGLVFSTMLVYALYKVIKKTKSKRLKERFFKRNGGLLLKQQQATNIHLVEKTILFSSNELEKATNHFNENRILGRGGQGTVYKGMLTD, from the exons atgttttattttctaCCAGCGATCATTATTAGCAAAATGAAGCAGTTTCATGTTTTCGTTTTACTTATCTTGATTTCATTAACAGAAGCTCTTGATTACGCCAAGCCAGGATGCAAAGATACATGTGGGAATGTCAGGATTCCATACCCTTTCGGAATCAGACGAAATTGTTCTCTGAACGAATGGTACACTCTTGATTGTAACTTCTCTACACCATATCTTTCTGCGCTCAACAACATGGAGGTGTTGAATGTAAACTTGGAACAACAAACGATCACTGTTAATGTCTCCAAGATCTCTAATTGCCAGAACCCAGTCTGGAATAGCAGTCATATTCTTACAGCCAACTCTGGTAGTGGTGGGAATCCTTTCCTATTTGCCAAATTGCATAACATATTCATGGTTGAGGGATGTGGCAACGCTTTCATGATCAGTGACAATGGATCGGCTGTTGTCACTGGATGCTCAGCTACTTGCCACAATAACACTGTTAGTGATGTAAACAACTGCTTTGGCATCGGTTGTTGCCAAACAATCATCCCTTATGATCTTAAGTCATTCAGCTTGGATCTTACAGACATGGAAACACAGAAAGGAGTTTGTGGGTTTGCCTACTTAGTCGATAAGAATTCATACGTTCAAGGAAGAAGCTTTTCTGACCAATCCACTTTTGTTCCCATATCACTTTTGTGGACTCTTGCTGACCACGACTACGATCAATTACCAGGTTGTTCCCAATCAGTACGTACAAGAACCGTATTTGATCTAGGTTACAATACATCCGCAGAGTCTATTAGGTGTGAGTGTGGTGCAACATATGAAGGAAATCCTTATTTAGAGGGTGGATGCAAAG aaCATGAAGAATGTGTGAAGTGTCGTCTTACTGGGGGTAATTGCATCTTTGACCCAGTATATAATGTTGACTTGAAACTGATCTGGAATGTTACTTGTCTTTCGAACGAAACAAATCGTAGCCATGGTTTTGGAAGCAGCAAAACGTCACTAGGTGTTATACTCG GAGTTAGCATAAGCATGGGACTGGTTTTTTCAACAATGCTCGTCTATGCATTGTATAAAGTAATcaagaaaactaaatccaagCGACTGAAAGAAAGGTTTTTTAAACGCAATGGTGGTTTACTTCTTAAGCAACAACAAGCAACCAATATTCATTTAGTTGAGAAAACCATACTTTTCAGCTCCAACGAGTTGGAGAAGGCAACTAACCATTTTAATGAGAACAGAATTCTTGGTCGTGGAGGTCAAGGTACAGTGTACAAAGGCATGTTAACCGATTGA
- the LOC128125895 gene encoding wall-associated receptor kinase-like 1 has protein sequence MVDESQLQQFINEVVILSQVNHRNVVKLLGCCLETEVPLLVSEFISNGTLYDLLHDETDEFSFSLNMRIQIATDVAGALAYLHSATSFPIYHRDIKSTNILLDEKYRAKISDFGTSRFVSIDQTHLTTLVKGTFGYLDPEYFQSSQFTEKSDVYSFGVVLLELLTREKPIFFTSSGENKSLATHFLLAMEEGRVMSIFDAIVVKEGSRIELLTIANLAMRCLNINGKNRPTMKEVFVELEGIRLSHVPSKVQTNFGHAKYYEEFPLAYGESTSTTTTFNESL, from the coding sequence ATGGTTGATGAAAGCCAACTACAACAATTCATTAACGAGGTGGTCATTCTTTCACAAGTCAATCATAGAAACGTGGTCAAACTACTTGGATGTTGCTTAGAGACTGAGGTTCCACTGCTTGTCTCCGAGTTCATCTCGAATGGTACGTTGTATGACCTGCTTCATGATGAAACCGACGAGTTCTCTTTCTCTTTAAATATGAGAATACAAATCGCCACAGATGTTGCAGGAGCACTTGCTTACTTACATTCAGCAACCTCCTTTCCGATATACCATAGGGACATCAAATCCACAAATATACTCTTAGATGAAAAGTATAGAGCAAAAATTTCAGACTTTGGAACTTCAAGGTTTGTATCGATAGATCAAACTCATTTGACTACGTTAGTCAAAGGGACGTTTGGTTATTTGGATCCAGAGTACTTCCAATCGAGCCAGTTCACCGAAAAAAGTGATGTCTATAGTTTTGGAGTAGTTTTGTTGGAACTATTAACAAGAGAAAAGCCAATCTTCTTCACTAGCTCCGGTGAAAATAAAAGTTTAGCAACACACTTTTTGCTAGCCATGGAAGAAGGTCGTGTGATGTCTATTTTTGATGCGATAGTTGTTAAGGAGGGTTCTAGGATCGAACTGTTGACCATAGCTAACTTGGCAATGCGATGCTTAAATATAAATGGTAAAAATAGGCCAACGATGAAAGAAGTTTTCGTTGAGTTAGAAGGCATTCGGTTGTCACATGTTCCTTCTAAGGTCCAAACTAATTTTGGGCATGCAAAATACTATGAAGAGTTCCCACTAGCATATGGTGAGTCAACATCGACAACAACCACATTTAATGAATCACTGTAA